Proteins encoded in a region of the Isosphaeraceae bacterium EP7 genome:
- a CDS encoding RraA family protein, which yields MTAPDTFADDRGRLAWIRENLHVPAVCDILDDLGHRDRAMHQRLRPLDPACCTIVGRARTFRWMETDYVVEADPYGLEIDAMDSLGPGDVAVHSSDPGWTNAPWGELMSTLAKRNGAAGCICDSMVRDCRQIMSMSFPVFAAGIRPLDSKGRGRVMAYDVPVRCGGVLVRPGELVFADYDGVVVIPREVEDEVIRLAGEKITAESATRRELLKGRTLRDVFDEYGVL from the coding sequence ATGACCGCGCCCGACACATTCGCCGACGACCGGGGCCGCCTGGCCTGGATCCGGGAGAACCTGCACGTCCCGGCCGTCTGCGACATCCTGGACGACCTGGGGCATCGCGACCGGGCGATGCATCAGCGCCTCAGGCCGCTGGATCCCGCCTGCTGCACGATCGTGGGCCGTGCCCGGACGTTTCGCTGGATGGAAACCGACTACGTGGTGGAGGCCGATCCCTACGGCCTGGAGATCGACGCGATGGACTCGCTGGGGCCCGGAGACGTCGCGGTGCACTCCAGCGATCCGGGCTGGACGAATGCCCCCTGGGGCGAGCTGATGAGCACCCTGGCCAAGCGCAACGGGGCGGCCGGCTGCATCTGCGACAGCATGGTGCGCGATTGTCGTCAGATCATGTCGATGAGCTTCCCCGTCTTCGCCGCGGGCATCCGGCCGCTGGACAGCAAGGGACGCGGCCGGGTGATGGCCTACGATGTGCCGGTGCGATGCGGCGGGGTGCTCGTGCGGCCGGGGGAGTTGGTCTTCGCCGACTACGACGGCGTGGTGGTGATCCCCCGCGAAGTCGAGGACGAGGTGATCCGGCTGGCCGGCGAGAAGATCACGGCCGAGAGCGCCAC
- a CDS encoding RidA family protein, protein MSHEDIQAIRVPGAPVGPLPYSPAIRAGDFVFVSGQASTVDNEIVHDTFENEARRTYENIGKILAAAGLDFSRVVQVRCYLNSKADWDAHNRIFREYFAEPYPARTSLVGCLADFVKYEVDVVAYAGRSKEA, encoded by the coding sequence ATGAGCCACGAAGATATCCAGGCGATCCGGGTTCCAGGGGCCCCCGTCGGCCCACTGCCGTACTCCCCGGCCATCCGCGCGGGCGACTTCGTATTCGTCTCGGGCCAGGCGTCGACCGTCGATAATGAGATCGTCCACGACACGTTCGAGAACGAGGCCCGGCGAACTTATGAGAATATCGGCAAAATTCTTGCCGCGGCCGGCCTGGATTTCAGCAGGGTCGTGCAGGTGCGCTGCTACCTCAACAGCAAGGCCGACTGGGACGCGCACAACCGGATCTTCCGCGAATACTTCGCGGAGCCGTACCCGGCCCGCACCTCGCTGGTCGGTTGCCTGGCGGACTTCGTGAAATACGAGGTCGACGTGGTGGCCTATGCTGGTCGCTCGAAGGAGGCCTGA
- a CDS encoding enolase C-terminal domain-like protein produces the protein MSLRIQRIEARVVDHPVRSEGAIISFLGRHVASRYVTVTVTGDDGLKGYGEATTAPIWSGESAETAKWMLDEFIAPKIVGATFGEPAEALAVLDRELHANGFAKAALDIALWDLWARQKGVSVSSLIADRTPKEWIPSRASIGVYPPEETVRLAVEFWEKGVRTLKFKTGKPGLDDVARLRAVRERLGPDPIFTIDANGGYATADIAVRAIEELLPFNLALAEQPTPRDRIGMLAEVKKRVNVPILADEAVFTPGHLEEAIDLDAFDILSIYPGKNGGFSHSLAMARRAQAAGKACAIGSNLETDLGQAAMAVLAASLSAFPTETYACDLMGALFYAKSYVTPPIVFRDGGVVVPTGLGFGVEPVDGGGA, from the coding sequence ATGAGCCTCCGAATCCAGCGGATCGAAGCACGCGTCGTCGACCATCCGGTGCGCAGCGAAGGCGCGATCATCTCGTTTCTGGGCCGGCACGTGGCGTCGAGATATGTGACCGTGACGGTCACCGGCGACGACGGCCTGAAGGGCTACGGCGAGGCGACCACCGCGCCGATCTGGAGTGGGGAATCGGCCGAGACGGCCAAGTGGATGCTCGATGAGTTCATCGCGCCCAAGATCGTCGGGGCGACCTTCGGCGAGCCGGCCGAGGCGCTGGCGGTGCTCGACCGCGAGCTGCACGCGAATGGGTTCGCCAAGGCGGCGCTCGACATCGCGCTCTGGGACCTCTGGGCCCGGCAGAAGGGGGTCTCGGTCTCGAGCCTGATCGCCGACCGGACGCCCAAGGAGTGGATTCCCAGCCGCGCGAGCATCGGGGTCTATCCGCCCGAGGAGACGGTGAGGCTGGCGGTCGAGTTCTGGGAGAAGGGGGTTCGCACCCTCAAGTTCAAGACGGGCAAGCCCGGCCTGGACGACGTGGCTCGGCTGAGGGCGGTCCGCGAACGGCTGGGGCCCGACCCGATCTTCACCATCGACGCCAACGGGGGCTACGCCACGGCGGACATCGCCGTACGGGCCATCGAGGAGCTGCTTCCGTTCAACCTGGCCCTGGCCGAGCAGCCGACGCCGAGGGACCGGATCGGGATGCTTGCCGAAGTGAAGAAGCGAGTGAACGTGCCCATCCTGGCCGACGAGGCGGTGTTCACGCCGGGGCACCTGGAAGAGGCGATCGACCTGGACGCGTTCGACATCCTGTCGATCTATCCCGGCAAGAACGGCGGATTCAGCCACTCGCTGGCGATGGCCAGGCGGGCCCAGGCGGCGGGCAAGGCGTGCGCAATCGGGTCGAACCTGGAGACCGACCTGGGCCAGGCGGCGATGGCCGTCCTGGCGGCGAGCCTGTCCGCGTTCCCCACCGAGACCTATGCCTGCGACCTGATGGGTGCGCTCTTCTACGCGAAATCGTACGTGACGCCGCCGATCGTATTCCGCGACGGCGGGGTGGTGGTGCCGACGGGGCTCGGGTTCGGGGTCGAGCCGGTTGACGGAGGCGGGGCATGA
- a CDS encoding amidohydrolase family protein: MIVDVHTHAWPRRDCFSASFLADSRRMRADAVEPVNCYEDYRDSTAGEDVLAVVFGGKARLGGIWVDDSDVADYVAKAPDRLLGFMSLDPTQPGWEDEMREGRERFGFCGIKLMPMYAGFMPQDERLDPLWKYATDHSLPVLLHTGTTFVSNAPIECTLPRHLDTVAIRFPHVKMILAHLGHPYEGETIAVIRKHANLYADVSALFYRPWQLFHSLMLVQEYGVWGKILFGTDSPITTVAESLAGLRSLCDIKIDRFQIPRERIEEMIYRDSLTLLDLPDPRRANAASRHRF, encoded by the coding sequence ATGATCGTCGACGTGCACACGCACGCCTGGCCGCGCCGGGATTGCTTCTCCGCCTCGTTCCTGGCCGACTCCCGGCGCATGCGAGCCGACGCGGTCGAGCCGGTGAATTGCTACGAAGACTATCGCGACAGCACCGCCGGCGAGGACGTGCTGGCGGTCGTCTTCGGCGGCAAGGCACGCCTCGGCGGGATCTGGGTGGACGACTCGGACGTGGCCGATTACGTGGCGAAGGCTCCCGACCGGCTGCTCGGGTTCATGTCGCTCGACCCGACCCAGCCCGGCTGGGAGGACGAGATGCGCGAGGGGCGCGAGCGGTTCGGGTTCTGCGGCATCAAGCTGATGCCCATGTACGCGGGCTTCATGCCCCAGGATGAACGCCTCGACCCGCTCTGGAAGTACGCCACCGACCACAGCCTGCCGGTGCTGCTGCATACCGGGACGACCTTCGTCTCCAACGCGCCCATCGAGTGCACGCTGCCGCGGCACCTGGACACGGTGGCGATCCGGTTCCCGCACGTGAAAATGATTCTGGCGCACCTTGGTCACCCCTACGAGGGGGAGACCATCGCCGTGATCCGCAAGCACGCCAACCTGTATGCCGACGTGAGTGCCTTGTTCTATCGCCCCTGGCAGCTTTTCCACTCCCTGATGCTCGTCCAGGAATACGGGGTCTGGGGCAAGATCCTGTTCGGAACAGACTCCCCCATCACGACGGTGGCCGAGAGCCTGGCCGGCCTTCGAAGCCTGTGCGACATCAAGATCGACCGGTTCCAGATTCCCCGCGAGCGGATCGAGGAGATGATCTACCGCGACTCCCTGACGCTGCTCGACCTGCCCGATCCGCGACGTGCGAATGCGGCAAGTCGTCACCGATTCTGA